In Candidatus Woesearchaeota archaeon, one genomic interval encodes:
- a CDS encoding TrmB family transcriptional regulator has translation MIVKEEFLSKLRRYFSLNLYEVKIWTALLSRGVSTAGELSDIGNVPRSRSYDVLESLEKKGFVVMKLGKPIKYIAVPPSEVIERVKKNMREDADDKVKRLEELKGTDVIGELNTLHKEGIELVEPTDLSGSLRGRHNLYNHIELTLRNAEESVTIMTTTQGLIRKIEGLKPTFEKLKKRGVKIRIAAPITKEAAAAVKDISSVADIRNTSSKARFIIVDGKELIFMVLDDKDVHPTYDVGIWVNTPFFAGALEELFELAWKDMKPAEKVIKA, from the coding sequence ATGATCGTAAAAGAGGAATTTTTAAGTAAACTCAGGAGATATTTTTCTCTAAACTTGTACGAAGTGAAGATTTGGACAGCTTTGCTGTCAAGAGGCGTATCAACAGCAGGCGAGCTTTCTGATATCGGGAATGTTCCGAGAAGCAGAAGCTATGATGTATTGGAAAGCCTTGAAAAAAAAGGATTTGTTGTGATGAAGCTTGGCAAGCCAATAAAGTACATCGCAGTTCCTCCTTCTGAAGTTATCGAAAGGGTAAAGAAAAACATGAGGGAAGATGCTGATGACAAAGTAAAAAGGCTGGAAGAGCTTAAAGGAACAGATGTAATCGGCGAACTTAATACCCTGCACAAGGAAGGCATTGAATTGGTTGAGCCGACTGATCTTTCAGGCAGCCTTAGAGGAAGGCACAATCTCTATAATCATATAGAACTGACATTAAGGAATGCTGAAGAAAGCGTTACAATAATGACAACAACTCAAGGATTAATAAGAAAAATTGAGGGGTTAAAGCCGACTTTCGAAAAACTGAAGAAAAGGGGAGTTAAGATAAGAATAGCTGCCCCGATTACAAAAGAAGCTGCAGCTGCTGTAAAAGACATTTCTAGTGTGGCAGATATAAGGAATACAAGCAGCAAGGCAAGGTTCATAATTGTCGACGGAAAAGAGCTGATATTTATGGTGCTTGATGACAAGGATGTCCATCCTACTTACGATGTCGGCATTTGGGTCAACACGCCTTTCTTTGCAGGCGCATTGGAAGAGCTGTTTGAGCTTGCATGGAAAGACATGAAGCCTGCTGAAAAAGTCATCAAGGCTTAA